A single Saccharomyces paradoxus chromosome II, complete sequence DNA region contains:
- the CBP6 gene encoding Cbp6p (Mitochondrial protein required for translation of the COB mRNA~similar to YBR120C), with product MSSPQAVKDSAKKLVNLLEKYPKDRIPHLVSFKDVQIARYRRVAGLPNVDDKGKSIKEKKPSLDEIKSIINRTSGPLGLNKEMLAKIQNKMVDEKFTEESINEQIRALGTIMSNKFRNYYDIGDKLYKPAGNPHYYQRLIDAVDGKKKESLLTAMRTVIFGK from the coding sequence ATGTCTTCTCCTCAGGCCGTCAAGGATTCAGCTAAAAAATTAGTTAATTTACTGGAGAAATATCCAAAGGATCGTATACCCCACTTGGTCTCATTCAAGGATGTACAAATAGCAAGATATAGACGTGTAGCGGGCTTACCCAATGTAGATGACAAAGGAAAATctataaaagagaaaaaaccCTCTTTAGATGAAATAAAGAGTATTATTAATAGAACTTCAGGCCCATTAGGGCTAAATAAGGAGATGTTAGctaaaattcaaaataaaatggtCGATGAAAAGTTCACGGAAGAAAGTATCAACGAGCAAATTCGTGCCTTGGGCACTATAATGAGTAATAAATTCAGAAACTATTACGATATTGGCGATAAGCTTTATAAACCTGCGGGAAATCCCCATTATTATCAACGACTAATAGATGCCGTTGACggtaagaaaaaggaaagtcTACTCACAGCAATGAGAACTGTAATATTTGGTAAGTAA
- the MUD1 gene encoding Mud1p (U1 snRNP A protein~similar to YBR119W) — protein sequence MSALYFQNLPNRPVNKENYTRLLLKYINPNNKYAINSSLPLPRNKLLTAQTDSQPLMLLDDQIGLLEVSISRSSKMSNQAFLTFATQDEANGFLNKYTTTELKFQGRKIRIEKARTNSLLGLSIEMQKKKKNGKDHYLGLKKVLKTRKLKRKLRSDDMYAKKFKLKRQVRRLKHKLRLKKIEEAEINKIVKEFKTHRLENIQSQQEKPKQSQEPLKRAKVSDTMENPPNKVLLVQNLPSGTTEQLLSQIFGNEALVEIRLVSVRNLAFVEYRTVTDATKMKNQLGSIYKLQNSDVTIGFAK from the exons ATGTCAGC ACTgtactttcaaaatttaCCCAATAGGCCagtaaataaagaaaattatacCAGATTGCTTTTGAAGTACATCAATCCCAACAACAAGTATGCTATAAATTCATCATTGCCCCTTCCTCGCAACAAATTGCTAACGGCTCAAACGGATTCACAACCGCTCATGTTACTAGATGATCAAATAGGCCTTCTCGAAGTTTCCATTTCAAGGTCATCAAAGATGTCGAACCAGGCATTTTTAACTTTTGCCACTCAAGATGAAGCAAATGGGTTTCTAAACAAATATACGACAACAGAATTAAAGTTCCAGGGTCGTAAAATTAGAATAGAAAAGGCTCGAACAAACTCGTTGTTGGGTCTTTCAATagaaatgcaaaaaaaaaaaaagaatggaaaAGACCACTACCTTGGCTTGAAGAAGGTACttaaaacaagaaaacttAAACGCAAGTTACGCAGTGATGATATGTACGCGAAGAAGTTCAAGCTTAAGAGGCAAGTTAGACGTCTGAAGCATAAGCtgagattgaaaaaaatagaagagGCTGAGATCAATAAAATTGTTAAAGAATTCAAAACTCATAGATTGGAAAATATACAGTCTCAACAAGAGAAGCCAAAACAATCACAGGAACCTCTTAAGCGGGCCAAAGTTTCAGATACAATGGAAAACCCACCGAACAAAGTTCTTCTTGTGCAAAATTTACCAAGCGGCACTACAGAGCAGTTATTATCACAAATATTTGGCAATGAAGCCCTAGTTGAAATCAGATTAGTTAGCGTTCGAAACCTAGCTTTCGTCGAATACCGAACCGTTACTGATGCTacgaaaatgaagaatcaGTTGGGCTCTATTTATAAGCTACAAAACAGCGATGTTACCATAGGATTTGCTAAGTAG
- the TFC1 gene encoding transcription factor TFIIIC subunit TFC1 (Subunit of RNA polymerase III transcription initiation factor complex~similar to YBR123C) → MSAEEPLATLSSIPDSSADQAPPLIADEFTLDLPRIPSLELPLNVSTKHSSIQKAIKMCGGIEKVKEAFKEHGPIESQNGLELYLNDGNDRDGSKSYFNEHPIIGKRVPFRDESVILKLTMPKGTLAKNNNSVKDSINSLKDSNKLRVTPVSIVDNTIKFREMSDFQIKLDHVPSAKEFKSSFGSLEWNNLKSFVNSVPDNDSQPQENIGNLILDRSVKISSTDFQLPPPPKLSMVGFPLLYKYKANPFAKKKKNGVTEVKGTYIKNYQLFVHDLSDKTVIPSQAHEQVLNDFEAAKKTKVYPGTKSDSKFYESLEECLKILRELFARRPIWVKRHLDGIVPKKVHHTMKIALALISYRFTMGPWRNTYIKFGIDPRSSVKYAQYQTEYFKIERKLLSSPIVKKNVPKPPPSVFESDTPGDIDSRFQFDGKRVPWYLMLQIDLLIGEPNIAEVFNNVEYLDKVNELTGWFKELDLVKIRRIVKYELGCMVQGNYEYNKYKLKYFKTMLFVKESMVPENKNAKDGMGVNTNKDADGDINMDADSQMSSNAVKEDKGIADGDGYDDNDAITEEPDDAALENEEIDTDQNLKVPGNIDDEVDDVDADEEEQEDFDVKTASFQDIINRIAKLDTKVAETMKSELKGFVDEVDL, encoded by the coding sequence ATGTCGGCGGAAGAGCCTCTTGCCACACTTTCATCAATTCCAGATTCTAGCGCTGACCAAGCACCACCGCTAATAGCAGATGAATTTACATTGGACCTGCCCAGAATTCCAAGTTTAGAATTACCACTTAATGTCTCCACAAAACACTCTAGTATACAAAAGGCTATAAAAATGTGTGGGGGCATCgaaaaagtgaaagaaGCTTTTAAAGAACATGGCCCCATCGAGTCTCAGAATGGGTTAGAACTGTACTTGAACGATGGTAATGATAGAGACGGGTCCAAGAGCTACTTTAATGAGCACCCTATAATTGGTAAAAGGGTTCCTTTCAGAGACGAGTCTGTAATCCTAAAATTAACAATGCCTAAGGGAACGTTAgctaaaaataataatagcgTCAAAGATTCTATTAACTCCCTAAAAGATTCGAACAAGTTGAGAGTCACTCCCGTTTCCATAGTAGATAATACTATAAAATTTAGAGAAATGTCAgatttccaaatcaaaCTGGATCATGTTCCTTCTGcaaaagaatttaaaagTAGTTTTGGTTCTTTGGAATGgaataatttaaaaagtttTGTCAATTCTGTTCCAGATAATGACTCTCAACCCCAGGAAAACATCGGGAATTTGATTTTGGATCGTAGCGTTAAAATTTCGAGTACAGATTTTCAGTTGCCGCCTCCTCCTAAGTTATCAATGGTTGGTTTCCCTTTActttataaatataaagCTAATCcatttgcaaaaaaaaaaaaaaacggtGTCACAGAAGTGAAGGGAACATATATCAAAAACTATCAGTTGTTTGTTCATGATCTCAGCGATAAGACAGTTATCCCATCCCAAGCTCATGAACAGGTATTGAACGATTTTGAGGCGGctaagaaaacaaaagtcTATCCAGGCACTAAAAGTGACTCCAAGTTTTATGAATCACTGGAGGAATGCTTGAAAATTCTGAGAGAACTGTTCGCCAGGCGTCCAATTTGGGTTAAAAGACATCTTGATGGAATTGTGCCGAAGAAGGTACACCATACTATGAAGATAGCACTAGCGCTCATATCTTATCGTTTTACAATGGGGCCTTGGAGAAATACATATATCAAATTTGGCATAGACCCTAGAAGTTCTGTAAAATATGCTCAATATCAAACGGAATATTTCAagattgaaagaaaattattatcTTCTCCCatagtgaaaaaaaatgttccCAAGCCGCCACCCTCGGTGTTTGAATCAGACACTCCAGGTGATATTGACAGCAGGTTCCAGTTTGACGGAAAAAGAGTACCGTGGTACTTGATGTTACAGATTGATTTATTAATTGGTGAACCAAATATTGCAGAAGTTTTTAACAATGTCGAATATTTAGATAAGGTAAATGAATTAACTGGATGGTTTAAAGAATTAGATTTGGTCAAGATAAGAAGAATAGTAAAGTACGAACTTGGCTGCATGGTTCAAGGAAACTATGAATACAATAAGTACAAGTTGAAGTACTTCAAGACAATGCTATTTGTTAAGGAATCCATGGTACCCGAAAACAAGAACGCAAAAGATGGAATGGGTGTTAACACCAATAAAGATGCAGATGGGGATATAAATATGGATGCAGATAGTCAAATGTCCTCAAATGCTGTAAAGGAGGATAAGGGTATTGCTGATGGCGATGGTTATGATGATAACGACGCCATAACTGAGGAGCCAGATGACGCTGCTTTAgagaatgaagaaatagaCACTGATCAGAACTTGAAAGTGCCTGGTAATATAGACGATGAGGTGGATGATGTTGATgcagatgaagaagaacaagaagattttgatgTTAAAACAGCGAGCTTTCAAGATATCATTAATAGAATAGCTAAACTCGATACGAAAGTCGCTGAAACAATGAAAAGCGAGCTCAAGGGGTTTGTTGATGAAGTCGATTTGTAA
- the GRS1 gene encoding glycine--tRNA ligase (Cytoplasmic and mitochondrial glycyl-tRNA synthase~similar to YBR121C), protein MSVEDIKKARAAVPFNREQLESVLRGRFFYAPAFDLYGGVSGLYDYGPPGCAFQNNIVDAWRKHFILEEDMLEVDCTMLTPYEVLKTSGHVDKFSDWMCRDLKTGEIFRADHLVEEVLEARLKGDQEARGLVEDANAAAKDDAEKKKRKKKVKQIKAVKLDDDVVKEYEEILAKIDGYSGPELGDLMEKYDIGNPVTGETLESPKAFNLMFETAIGPSGQLKGYLRPETAQGQFLNFNKLLEFNNSKTPFASASIGKSFRNEISPRAGLLRVREFLMAEIEHFVDPLDKSHPKFNEIKDIKLSFLPRDVQEAGSTEPIVKTVGEAVASRMVDNETLGYFIARIYQFLMKIGVDESKLRFRQHMANEMAHYAADCWDGELKTSYGWIECVGCADRSAYDLTVHSKKTKEKLVVRQKLENPIEVTKWEIDLTKKLFGPKFRKDAPKVESHLLNMSQDDLASKAELLKADGKFTIKVDGIDGEVELDDKLVKIEQRTKVEHVREYVPSVIEPSFGIGRIIYSVFEHSFWNRPEDNARSVLSFPPLVAPTKVLLVPLSNHKDLVPVTTEVSKILRKSQIPFKIDDSGVSIGKRYARNDELGTPFGVTIDFESAKDHSVTLRERDSTKQVRGSVENVIKAIRDITYNGASWEEGTKGLTPFVAQAEAETD, encoded by the coding sequence ATGAGTGTGGAAGATATCAAGAAGGCTAGAGCCGCTGTTCCATTTAACAGAGAACAGTTAGAAAGTGTTTTGAGaggaagatttttttatgcCCCAGCTTTTGACTTGTACGGTGGGGTTTCTGGTTTATATGACTATGGTCCACCAGGTTGTGCATTCCAAAATAACATCGTTGATGCCTGGAGAAAGCATTTTATTTTAGAAGAGGATATGTTGGAAGTCGACTGTACTATGTTAACTCCATATGAAGTTTTGAAGACATCAGGTCATGTCGACAAATTTTCTGACTGGATGTGTAGAGATTTGAAGACTGGTGAGATTTTTAGAGCTGACCATTTAGTCGAAGAAGTCTTAGAAGCTCGCTTAAAAGGTGATCAAGAAGCTAGAGGTTTAGTCGAGGATGCTAATGCAGCTGCTAAGGACGATGccgaaaagaagaagagaaagaagaaggttaAACAAATTAAGGCAGTAAAATTGGATGACGATGTTGTCAAAgaatatgaagaaattttggCCAAAATTGACGGTTATTCTGGCCCAGAATTAGGTGACTTAATGGAAAAATACGATATCGGTAATCCAGTCACTGGAGAAACTTTAGAATCTCCAAAAGCTTTCAATCTGATGTTTGAAACTGCTATTGGTCCATCTGGTCAATTGAAGGGTTACTTAAGACCAGAAACTGCCCAAGGTCAATTCTTGAACTTTAACAAATTATTAGAATTTAACAACAGTAAGACTCCCTTTGCTTCTGCCTCTATTGGTAAATCATTTAGAAATGAGATTTCCCCAAGGGCTGGTTTATTAAGAGTTCGTGAATTTTTAATGGCAGAAATTGAGCATTTCGTTGACCCATTAGATAAATCTCATCCAAAATTCAATGAGATCAAAGACATCAAGCTTTCCTTTTTACCTCGTGACGTCCAAGAAGCTGGTTCTACTGAACCAATTGTCAAGACTGTTGGTGAAGCAGTTGCTTCGAGGATGGTTGATAATGAAACTTTGGGTTACTTTATTGCTAGAATTTACCAATTTCTGATGAAAATTGGTGTTGACGAATCCAAGTTGAGATTCCGTCAACATATGGCCAATGAAATGGCGCACTATGCCGCTGACTGTTGGGATGGTGAATTGAAAACCTCATATGGGTGGATTGAATGTGTCGGATGTGCTGATAGATCTGCTTACGATTTAACTGTTCATTCCAAAAagaccaaagaaaaattggttGTTAGACAAAAATTAGAGAATCCAATTGAAGTCACAAAATGGGAAATTGATTTGACGAAGAAATTGTTCGGTCcaaaattcagaaaagaTGCACCAAAGGTTGAATCCCACTTATTGAATATGTCTCAAGATGATTTGGCTTCTAAAGCTGAGTTATTGAAGGCAGACGGCAAGTTTACTATAAAGGTTGATGGTATTGATGGTGAAGTCGAGTTGGACGATAAATTGGTTAAAATCGAACAAAGAACAAAGGTTGAACACGTTAGAGAATACGTTCCTAGTGTTATTGAACCATCTTTTGGTATTGGTCGTATCATCTACTCGGTTTTTGAGCACTCTTTCTGGAACAGACCAGAAGACAATGCTAGAAGTGTCCTCTCCTTCCCACCTTTGGTTGCTCCAACAAAGGTTCTGTTGGTTCCCTTATCTAACCACAAAGATTTAGTTCCTGTTACTACTGAAGTCTCCAAGATCTTAAGAAAGTCTCAAATCCCATTCAAGATTGATGACTCTGGTGTTTCCATTGGTAAAAGGTATGCTCGTAATGATGAACTAGGTACTCCATTTGGTGTTACCATTGACTTTGAATCTGCTAAAGACCATTCCGTCACTTTGAGAGAAAGAGATTCTACCAAGCAAGTTAGAGGTTCTGTCGAAAATGTCATCAAGGCCATCCGCGATATTACTTACAATGGTGCTTCTTGGGAAGAAGGTACTAAGGGCTTGACTCCTTTTGTCGCCCAAGCTGAAGCTGAAACTGACTAA
- the MRPL36 gene encoding mitochondrial 54S ribosomal protein bL31m (Mitochondrial ribosomal protein of the large subunit~similar to YBR122C), which yields MLKFIFAKRFASTGSYPGSTRITLPRRPAKKIRLGKSRPAIYHQFDVKMELSDGSVIIRKSQYPKGEIRLIQDQRNNPLWNPSRDDLVVVDANSGGSLDRFKKRYSSLFSVDSAPISSGPEEPEISKESKKEAQVEKEEKKEVSEKTFGMDDYLSLLDDSEQQIKSGKLASKKRDKK from the coding sequence ATGCTGAAGTTTATATTCGCGAAGCGATTTGCTTCTACAGGGTCATATCCTGGTTCCACAAGAATCACTTTGCCAAGAAGGcctgcaaaaaaaattcggTTGGGGAAGTCACGACCGGCTATTTATCACCAATTCGATGTCAAAATGGAGTTGAGTGATGGCAGTGTAATTATCCGGAAATCACAATACCCAAAGGGTGAAATCAGATTGATTCAAGACCAAAGAAATAATCCGCTGTGGAATCCTAGCAGGGATGACCTAGTCGTCGTGGATGCTAACTCCGGTGGCAGCCTCGACAGATTCAAGAAGAGGTATAgttctttgttttctgtcGATTCCGCACCCATAAGTTCTGGCCCTGAAGAACCTGAAATATCTAAAGAGAGTAAAAAGGAAGCACAggttgaaaaggaagagaagaaagaagtttCAGAAAAAACATTTGGTATGGATGACTATCTATCGCTGTTAGACGATAGTGAACAACAAATCAAATCAGGTAAGTTGGCCAGTAAGAAGAGAGACAAGAAATAA
- the PTC4 gene encoding type 2C protein phosphatase PTC4 (Cytoplasmic type 2C protein phosphatase (PP2C)~similar to YBR125C), translated as MGQLLSHPLTEKTIEYNEYKNNQASTGIVPRFYNCVGSMQGYRLTQEDAHLIRNENSIVYVRFFNPFIDKYETLSLNVFAVFDGHGGDDCSKFLSGGRHHRDGNGSSNGNGDTNAGLIKWIAYSFENHHYTSSTNNDSSKFKRSFNTLEGLVSQVLKDAFILQDEELYRHFSNSSCGSTAVVACIINEESLYVANCGDSRCILSSKSNGIKTMSFDHKPQHIGELIRINDNGGTVSLGRVGGVLALSRAFSDFQFKRGVTYPHRRTKLTNITQNSTHGTPPQEAQVTVEPDVLMHKIDYSKDEFLVLACDGIWDIYNNKQLIHFIKYHLVSGTKLDAIITKLLDHGIAQANSNTGVGFDNMTAIIVVLNRKGETLQDWFNKMKTRLERERGLA; from the coding sequence atgGGTCAATTGCTTTCTCATCCCTTGACGGAGAAGACCATAGAATATAATGAGTATAAAAACAACCAGGCGTCAACTGGCATTGTTCCACGATTTTACAACTGTGTGGGGTCCATGCAAGGCTATCGTTTGACTCAAGAAGATGCACATCTAATCAGAAATGAAAACTCCATTGTGTACGTACGATTTTTCAACCCATTCATAGATAAGTACGAAACGCTGTCGTTGAACGTCTTCGCAGTATTCGATGGCCACGGTGGAGATGATTGTTCCAAATTTCTGAGCGGGGGCCGTCACCATCGCGATGGTAATGGCAGTAGCAACGGTAATGGCGACACCAATGCTGGTTTGATTAAATGGATTGCCTATAGTTTTGAAAACCATCATTACACTTCTTCAACGAACAATGACTCAtcaaaatttaaaagatCCTTCAATACGTTGGAAGGACTCGTTTCTCAAGTTCTCAAGGACGCTTTCATATTGCAAGATGAAGAGTTATACCGACATTTTTCCAACAGTTCGTGTGGATCTACAGCAGTAGTAGCATGTATCATAAACGAGGAATCACTGTATGTGGCTAACTGTGGTGATTCTCGATGTATTCTTTCCTCTAAATCCAATGGCATAAAGACGATGTCTTTCGATCATAAGCCGCAACACATAGGTGAATTAATACGTATAAACGATAATGGTGGTACTGTCTCTCTTGGGAGAGTGGGTGGAGTACTGGCTCTCAGTAGAGCATTTAGtgattttcaattcaaAAGAGGTGTCACTTACCCACATAGAAGGACGAAACTAACAAATATTACTCAGAATTCAACTCACGGAACCCCACCACAAGAAGCACAGGTTACTGTTGAACCAGATGTGCTGATGCACAAGATTGACTATTCCAAGGATGAGTTTTTAGTACTGGCTTGTGACGGTATATGGGATATTTATAACAACAAACAGTTAATTCACTTCATAAAGTATCATCTGGTATCAGGAACGAAGTTGGATGctataataacaaaattgtTGGACCATGGGATAGCGCAGGCGAATAGCAATACTGGTGTCGGCTTTGATAATATGACTGCCATCATTGTGGTGCTAAATAGGAAAGGTGAAACGTTGCAAGACTGGTTTAATAAAATGAAGACCCGTTTGGAAAGAGAAAGGGGTTTGGCGTAA
- the TKL2 gene encoding transketolase TKL2 (Transketolase~similar to YBR117C), translated as MAQFSDIDKLAVSTLRLLSVDQVESAQSGHPGAPLGLAPVAHVIFKQLRCNPNNEHWINRDRFVLSNGHSCALLYSMLHLLGYDYSIEDLRQFRQVNSRTPGHPEFHSAGVEITSGPLGQGISNAVGMAIAQANFAATYNEEGFPISDSYTFAIVGDGCLQEGVASETSSLAGHLQLGNLITFYDSNSISIDGKTSYSFDEDVLKRYEAYGWEVMEVDKGDDDMGSISSALEKAKLSKDKPTIIKVTTTIGFGSLQQGTAGVHGSALKADDVKQLKNRWGFDPNKSFVVPQEVYDYYKKTVVEPGQKLNEQWDRMFEEYKTKFPEKGKELQRRLNGELPEGWEKHLPRFTSDDDALATRKTSQQVLTNMVQVLPELIGGSADLTPSNLTRWEGAVDFQPPITQLGNYAGRYIRYGVREHGMGAIMNGISAFGANYKPYGGTFLNFVSYAAGAVRLAALSGNPVIWVATHDSIGLGEDGPTHQPIETLAHLRAIPNMHVWRPADGNETSAAYYSAIKSGRTPSVVALSRQNLPQLEHSSFEKALKGGYVIHDVENPDIILVSTGSEVSISIDAAKKLYDTKRIKARVVSLPDFYTFDRQSEEYRFSVLPDGVPIMSFEVLATSSWGKYAHQSFGLDEFGRSGKGPEIYKLFDFTADGVASRAEKTINYYKGKQLLSPMGRAF; from the coding sequence atgGCACAGTTCTCCGATATTGATAAACTTGCCGTTTCCACTTTGAGGTTGCTTTCGGTTGACCAAGTGGAAAGCGCGCAATCTGGCCATCCAGGTGCACCACTAGGATTGGCTCCTGTGGCCCATGTAATTTTTAAGCAATTGCGTTGTAACCCCAACAATGAACATTGGATCAACAGAGACAGGTTTGTCCTATCGAATGGACATTCATGCGCTCTTCTGTACTCTATGCTTCATCTGTTAGGATACGATTACTCTATTGAAGACTTAAGGCAGTTTAGGCAAGTAAACTCAAGGACACCGGGCCATCCAGAATTCCACTCAGCAGGGGTGGAAATTACTTCTGGTCCATTAGGCCAAGGTATCTCAAATGCTGTTGGTATGGCAATCGCGCAGGCCAACTTTGCCGCTACTTATAACGAAGAAGGTTTCCCCATTTCTGATTCATATACGTTTGCTATTGTGGGGGATGGTTGCTTACAAGAGGGTGTTGCTTCAGAGACCTCTTCTCTAGCAGGACATCTGCAGTTGGGTAACTTGATTACATTTTATGACAGTAATAGTATTTCTATTGACGGTAAAACCTCGTACTCGTTTGACGAAGATGTTTTGAAGAGATACGAGGCATATGGTTGGGAGGTCATGGAAGTTGACAAGGGCGATGACGATATGGGATCTATTTCTAGCGCCTTGGAGAAGGCAAAACTATCAAAGGACAAGCCTACTATAATCAAGGTGACCACCACGATTGGCTTTGGGTCCTTACAACAGGGCACTGCTGGTGTCCATGGTTCTGCCTTAAAAGCAGATGATGTGAAACAGCTGAAAAATAGGTGGGGGTTCGACCCGAATAAATCATTTGTAGTACCTCAAGAGGTGTATGATTACTACAAGAAGACTGTTGTGGAACCTGGTCAAAAACTTAATGAACAATGGGATCGGATGTTTGAAGAATACAAAACCAAATTCCCAGAGAAAGGTAAAGAATTGCAAAGAAGATTGAACGGTGAACTACCAGAAGGTTGGGAAAAGCACTTACCGAGGTTTACTTCGGATGACGATGCTCTGGCAACAAGAAAGACATCTCAGCAGGTGCTGACAAACATGGTCCAAGTCTTGCCCGAATTAATCGGTGGATCTGCCGATTTGACGCCTTCGAATCTGACAAGATGGGAAGGCGCGGTAGACTTCCAACCTCCCATTACTCAACTAGGTAATTATGCAGGAAGATACATTAGATACGGTGTGAGGGAGCACGGAATGGGAGCCATTATGAACGGTATCTCCGCATTTGGCGCAAATTACAAGCCTTACGGTGGTACGTTCTTAAACTTCGTCTCTTATGCTGCAGGAGCCGTTAGGTTAGCCGCCCTGTCTGGTAATCCGGTCATCTGGGTTGCAACACATGACTCTATAGGGCTGGGTGAGGACGGCCCAACCCACCAACCTATTGAAACCCTAGCTCACTTGAGGGCTATCCCAAACATGCACGTATGGAGACCCGCCGATGGTAACGAAACTTCCGCTGCGTACTATTCTGCTATAAAATCTGGTCGTACGCCATCTGTTGTGGCTTTATCAAGACAGAATCTTCCTCAGTTGGAACATTCctcctttgaaaaagccTTGAAGGGTGGCTATGTGATCCATGACGTGGAAAATCCTGATATCATCCTTGTATCAACAGGTTCGGAGGTTTCCATTTCTATAGATGCAGCCAAGAAATTATACGATACTAAAAGGATCAAGGCAAGAGTTGTTTCGCTGCCAGACTTTTATACTTTCGACAGACAAAGTGAGGAATACAGATTCTCAGTTTTGCCAGATGGTGTTCCAATCATGTCCTTTGAAGTATTGGCTACGTCAAGTTGGGGTAAATATGCTCACCAATCCTTCGGGCTAGATGAATTTGGTCGTTCAGGTAAGGGGCCtgaaatttataaattgtTCGATTTCACAGCAGACGGCGTCGCGTCAAGGGCTGAAAAGACAATCAATTACTACAAGGGAAAGCAGTTGCTTTCTCCTATGGGAAGAGCTTTCTAA
- the TEF2 gene encoding translation elongation factor EF-1 alpha (Translational elongation factor EF-1 alpha~similar to YBR118W), protein MGKEKSHINVVVIGHVDSGKSTTTGHLIYKCGGIDKRTIEKFEKEAAELGKGSFKYAWVLDKLKAERERGITIDIALWKFETPKYQVTVIDAPGHRDFIKNMITGTSQADCAILIIAGGVGEFEAGISKDGQTREHALLAFTLGVRQLIVAVNKMDSVKWDESRFQEIVKETANFIKKVGYNPKTVPFVPISGWNGDNMIEATTNAPWYKGWEKETKAGVVKGKTLLEAIDAIEQPSRPTDKPLRLPLQDVYKIGGIGTVPVGRVETGVIKPGMVVTFAPAGVTTEVKSVEMHHEQLEQGVPGDNVGFNVKNVSVKEIRRGNVCGDSKNDPPKGCASFNATVIVLNHPGQISAGYSPVLDCHTAHIACRFDELLEKNDRRSGKKLEDHPKFLKSGDAALVKFVPSKPMCVEAFSEYPPLGRFAVRDMRQTVAVGVIKSVDKTEKAAKVTKAAQKAAKK, encoded by the coding sequence ATGGGTAAAGAGAAGTCTCACATTAACGTTGTCGTTATCGGTCATGTCGATTCTGGTAAGTCTACCACTACCGGTCATTTGATTTACAAGTGTGGTGGTATTGACAAGAGAACCATCGAAAAGTTCGAAAAGGAAGCCGCTGAATTAGGTAAGGGTTCTTTCAAGTACGCTTGGGTTTTGGACAAGTTAAAGgctgaaagagaaagaggtATCACTATCGATATTGCTTTGTGGAAGTTCGAAACTCCAAAGTACCAAGTTACCGTTATTGATGCTCCAGGTCACAGAGATTTCATCAAGAACATGATTACTGGTACTTCTCAAGCTGACTGTGCTATCTTGATTATTGCTGGTGGTGTCGGTGAATTCGAAGCCGGTATCTCTAAGGATGGTCAAACCAGAGAACACGCTTTGTTGGCTTTCACCTTGGGTGTTAGACAATTGATTGTTGCTGTCAACAAGATGGACTCCGTCAAATGGGACGAATCCAGATTCCAAGAAATTGTCAAGGAAACTGCCAACTTTATCAAGAAGGTTGGTTACAACCCAAAGACTGTTCCATTCGTCCCAATCTCTGGTTGGAACGGTGACAACATGATTGAAGCTACCACCAACGCTCCATGGTACAAGGGTTGGGAAAAGGAAACCAAGGCCGGTGTCGTCAAGGGTAAGACCTTGTTGGAAGCCATTGACGCCATTGAACAACCATCTAGACCAACTGACAAGCCATTGAGATTGCCATTGCAAGATGTTTACAAGATTGGTGGTATCGGTACTGTGCCAGTCGGTAGAGTTGAAACCGGTGTTATCAAGCCAGGTATGGTTGTTACTTTCGCCCCAGCCGGTGTTACCACTGAAGTCAAGTCCGTTGAAATGCATCACGAACAATTGGAACAAGGTGTTCCAGGTGACAACGTTGGTTTCAACGTCAAGAATGTTTCCGTCAAGGAAATCAGAAGAGGTAACGTCTGTGGTGACTCCAAGAACGATCCACCAAAGGGTTGTGCTTCTTTCAACGCTACCGTCATTGTTTTGAACCATCCAGGTCAAATCTCTGCTGGTTACTCTCCAGTTTTGGATTGTCACACTGCTCACATTGCTTGTAGATTCGACGAATTGTTGGAAAAGAACGACAGAAGATCCGGTAAGAAATTGGAAGACCATCCAAAGTTCTTGAAGTCCGGTGACGCTGCTTTGGTCAAGTTCGTTCCATCTAAGCCAATGTGTGTTGAAGCTTTCAGTGAATACCCACCATTAGGTAGATTCGCTGTCAGAGACATGAGACAAACTGTCGCTGTCGGTGTTATCAAGTCTGTCGACAAGACTGAAAAGGCCGCTAAGGTTACCAAGGCTGCTCAAAAGGCTGCTAAGAAATAA